The DNA region CTCTAATCAATAACACCAATCAAATTCAATTCAATCCAATCCAATCCATCTTCTAATCTTTAACCTAAACGATGAAATTCGGAAAGAGTCTCAACAACCAGATCGAGAAAACCGTTCCTCAATGGCGTGACAAATTTCTCTCTTACAAGCTACTCAAGAAGAAATTGAAGCTTGTTCAACCAACCTCCGATGAACGCCCGAACAAAAGAGCTAGGATCGACGACGGAGAAATGTCAAATGAAGAAACCGATTTCCGGAATTCCCTCGAAGATGAACTCCACAAATTCAATTCTTTCTTCGTTGAGAAAGAGGAAGAGTGCATCATAAGATTCAAGGTACCATTAATCATTGCCGTTTCTATGCTTCATTTGAATGATCGATTTTCATTTTGAatttagggtttagggtttatGATTTTGAAATGGTTGTGGTTGTGGTTGAATGATATGTGCAGGAGTTACAAGATTGTGTGGCCAAAGGAAAGGGTTCTAACGAACAAATGATGCAAATTCACAAGGATATTGTAGATTTTCATGGAGAAATGGTTCTACTTGAAAACTATAGTGCTCTTAATTACACAGGACTAGTGAAAATTCTAAAGAAGTATGACAAGAGAACAGGAGCTCTCATTCGGTTGCCTTTCATTCAGAAGGTTTTGCAAGAACCGTTCTTTACCACTGACCTGCTCTACAAGCTTATAAAACAGTGTGAAACAATGCTGGATGGTCTTTTCCCCTTTGGCGAGTCAGCTGAACCGGGCGGAGACGATCCTTCTACTTCGACATATGCTACGAACAGAGATGATCCTTTTATACCGACGGAGATGGCTGAAATGCAGAAGAGTCTCTATTTGAAGAGTACAATATCTGCTTTGCATGTTCTGCAGGAAATCAGAAGTGGTAGCTCCACAGTTAGCATGTTTTCCTTGCCACCATTGGAACAAACTTTGAACAAAATTTCTGTTTTTGAACAAACAGCCGAGTAATAAATAGGAGAGGAGATTTAAGGCTAGCCTAGTGGATTGAgtgttatatttttttttcatgtaaCCCCTTCTGTCATAGCATACCTCAGATAAATACCAACTTAGATTTATGATGCTCAATTACTGAATATATTGAAATCATAGAAATGTTGTTTCATTAACATTGTGCTAACCATCACCAACTAAGACTATGTTTTTCTTTTATATGATCATATGTTGTTCTTTCAATGTTTTGAAAATATCAAATATACATAAAACTTAGCCCTCTAAAACACTTCTTTCAACATCTAACTTGTTTGTGAAAACTTTTTGAAAACTAAACACCAAATATTTTGTATCTTGACTCTCAATGGTATATGCATTAAACTCCATAGAACTAATCTGCATCATTCTTTCAAAATTCAACTTGC from Lathyrus oleraceus cultivar Zhongwan6 chromosome 1, CAAS_Psat_ZW6_1.0, whole genome shotgun sequence includes:
- the LOC127092838 gene encoding SPX domain-containing protein 2, with the protein product MKFGKSLNNQIEKTVPQWRDKFLSYKLLKKKLKLVQPTSDERPNKRARIDDGEMSNEETDFRNSLEDELHKFNSFFVEKEEECIIRFKELQDCVAKGKGSNEQMMQIHKDIVDFHGEMVLLENYSALNYTGLVKILKKYDKRTGALIRLPFIQKVLQEPFFTTDLLYKLIKQCETMLDGLFPFGESAEPGGDDPSTSTYATNRDDPFIPTEMAEMQKSLYLKSTISALHVLQEIRSGSSTVSMFSLPPLEQTLNKISVFEQTAE